The window CTTtaccctttccctcctgcccatCCCAACCTCTCAGGAATGAGGCAGACCTAGGGGTAAGTACCAGTTTCTCCAGCAAAGCCCTGGGTGATGGGTGAGGGGACATTTAGGCAGCCCCCCTCTACCCCCCTACCTAGCCCAGCCCTAGCGTGGGCAGGTGGCTCCCTCatttctccagtggctcttcccttCTTGTTGGGTTCAAGCTCCTTCAACCCCTAGTTCTGACCTCCCCACCAAAGCTTCAGCTCCCACCAGCATGGTTTCAGCCAGAACCTGCCAGCTTAGCTCTCACCTGGTGTGGGTGTCTCTGGAGGAGAGGCCCGGTGGCTGCTGGAGGGGCAGAGTGCTGTGGTTTCCGTGTCGGTGTCCATGTCGGTGTCGAGGTCCGAATGCATCGTTGTGTGTGTGCAGCCCGGTAGCTTGCAGCACCCGCTCGCTCACTCAGCAGCACTGTCAGCTTTTCCCTTTAAATACCACCCCCCCCATGCTCTACCCCCCCAACACCTGGGGAGATAGTCCCGCCCCCTGATGAGGTCACACATGCTAATAAGCTGTGATGTCAGCGGGATTCCCTCCTTTCTGCCCCCCCTTCCTTTGTGTCTCTTCCCTCTGGGAGCACACCCACAGCGGAGTCTGGTTAAGATGTGAACAGAACAAAGTCAGGGGCAGAAGAGACGGGTTCAGAGAATTGGGGCGAGGGGTCATGGGTAAGGGAGCTGAAAATGGGAGGAAGCAAGGACCCAGGACCTGGGTGGTCTTTTTCCAGGAGCTAGGACTATGTGTCATTTGTCTGCGTATCCCAACCCGTTAGCCCAACGTTCAGCCCAGAGTGGGTGCCCAGTAGCTAGATGGAGGGGCTAAAGGAAGAAACCAAAAAAGACACAGGGACAGAACAGCCACCCTGCCACCAGGTTTTCCTGTCGCCCCCTCCTTCCGCCTGTCACCCCTTCTGGGCTAAGACCCACAAAAGTACCCATTTCCCAGCCTGGCCTCTAGGCAGATGGGGGCTTTGAGGAGGGAGACATGGTGCTTTGTTTGGGCAGCTTCGTTTTTTCACTTGGTTCCGGTGGGTACAAACCACTGTGGAGACTTCCCACCTGTCCCTCCGTGCCAGGTCCACCAACCTCGTGTTAATCAGAGCAGGCAAAAGGGGAGGGGCAGCTAgccatctggaagttcccagtcCCGAGGCAGGCAAGCCCCCTCAGTGCTCTCTGGAGCAGCCCCAGGCCTTCTGGGCTATACCGGGCAGACACGCAGTGACACCCACCTCTCTGGGGGAAGCCAAGATAGAGGCACTGCTCTACTGCGCCTTTTCTGCCAGGTCCCTTTCACTTTAGGCTCCCACTCTTGTCTTCCTGACATCAAGGGCCCAAACACGCATTTCGATTTACTGGCCCCTTCTCATCCCATTTTTATCAGATGCTGTGCTAAGCACCTTCTGAATTATCTCCTTTCATCCTCATGACCCTGAAGCTCAGAGTGATAGGTGAGTGACCTGTCCTCCAAATCAATCATGCAGCTGGAAAATGGGGACACCATGATTCCCACCCAGATCCTTCCAGTGCCAGAGACTACCTTTCATCTCTATGCTATGCTGCCTTCTTTGTCTTAAATATTCCAGCTGTCTCCTATTATTGGGAACAATCTTTATTGCCATCTTCAGTGGATTTTTCCAATTGAAGCAAATAGTGATCTGGGGATTGCTAGTGCAGTATGTAGATGGAGGTCAATAACAGGGCAACAGCGTAGGGTCTAGTGGGAGCAGAACTAAGCAGCTACAGTCCTTGTGTACTTCACTGGATAGACTCTACAGTCCTTGATCACAGCCTACTTGTCCTTAACTTTATTCACAATTTTAATGTTCCACCTGTGTTCTGTACTTGAAGATTAGAAGTACATCTATAGCAGCTAGTGAACCCTACAGTAGCTAATAGCAAGAGAAACAACATCACAGAAAACTTTTAAAGCAGTCCTAACATTTAAAAAGTGCTCCAAGGTCATCTGGCATTAAGGCGAATAGCTTTTCTGACACTGTTCACAGCTTCTGAAGACATTGCTGCAGAGTTGTTTGGTTTCTGAGTGATCCTCAGCTATCTAGAGGATTTATGTTATATTGCAGATGTGCTGAAGATGAGTGTAATGTTTTAGAATGACTTCCTTCcaaaatgagttttttaaaagttttaaattataaaggGGTGAACTTTATATATCTGGAAAGTTCATTTAGAGGGTAGAATTCATTTCTATGATACTAGATAAGAGTGTCAGCATCTGCAGAGCCCAGCGAGGACTCTTGACCATGACTTCTGCTGGCTCTCAATCTCGCCTCACGCCACAGATGCAGGCTGGGTTTCATCTTGAACCATCATCTCTCTCATCCCACTGGTAAGTGGCTGTGCACTTGCCCAGCTTGAGGCTCCCTCAGGAATTGGAGGTTCTGTATAATAATGGGACAGACTGAGATTTGAAATTGAGCCTATCCAGGTTTAACTCTGCCTCTCAATAGAGACTGGACCAGTCTTGTAATTCTCCAGAAGCTGCTGTGAGCTTGTGAATTGGGGCTGTGGTATCCATGGCACAGCTTTGTTGTGAGGGTTAGCTACACGTGATAAAGGGTCCGATATGCAGCAGGTTCCCCTGCCATTTGGTGCTCCACAGTCTCAGGCTGGGtattcctctcccctcccagcgCGACCTGGAGCTTGCTTTAGGCCCAGATTCTGCTCCTTAAGAACCGAATTCTGGTATCTGCTCAGATTGTCTAATTCTCAGGCTGATTCCCATCTCATAACTGAGATCACCTCCCTCCTTCTCACCAAGGGCCTTTGCTTAAGTTCCATGCCCTGGTACTGGTGTCTATCTTGACAGGATTTGAAGTcatctaatttctttttccttgggccATGGTGAAAATAAACTTGTGTGACAGCCCCCCAGTGTCCCACCCTTACCTGGACAGGATCCTCTGTCTTCATTTCCCATTATGCCAGTACAAGGTCAACCCCCTCTCCCTgccactggggcttccctaggcTCCTACTTGCTGGGAGAGGAAATGCTGAACAATTAGTGCTGGGTGTGAGGACATTGACAGGGTGTAAGCAACACGGCTCCTCCAGCAGACGGGTGGGGATAGGCCAGGCCAGGCAGGAAGGGAAAATGAACCTAAGGGGGAGCCCATTTCTCTGGGGACTGATTCTGCTAGGGAATGCCTCAGCTTTGCTTCTGTAGGCATCACACCCACTTTCCTAGGCTCTTTCTAAATCCTTTGTGCccattaattttccttttaaactctGGGACAGCTTTGTCACCTTGCTTACCACAGACTGGTAAGCAAGCATATGtcccagcatttctcactgaTCATTCCCTCCATTACCCTCTCCAGCTCTTTGGGTCCCTCCAACAGCCCTAGCCCTCACTGTCTGCTTAGTTTGCTTATCCTGTGGCCTCTCATCTTGCCTAAAATTCACAACTCTATTCCAACTACTGACAGCATTCTTTAGGATCTAGTTTGGACCCTCTTCTAGGAAGACCCCTTGGATTTGGCCAAGGTGATGCTAGCATCCTCATACCCTGAGTGATTATGATTTTTCTCTGGATGCATCTTTGTCTGCTTTGAGGCATGCTGGAAGAGAGTTCATCTGTCTTGCCTAGGACAGACTAAAAATGCTTGGCTGGGTGGAGGATGGAGGGCAGGAGTGTTCCACCAGGGGACAGTCTGCCTCTGTGATAAGTACTCTGTGAGTTCTCCATAAATGGGAAGTTTCCCAGACGCAGGGCCCGGCTGGCTCACAACTTCTGGCCTGGCAGTAAGGAGGCTTGGTGCTCACTGCTGGTGTCAGTCACTATGGAGATGGGCCCCTGGCAGTAAGTGGAGATGGAGAGCCTTACTCTTGGGGTTCCTAGAATTTTCTTACCCTCTGAGTGGTATAAAAACTAAGGATGGATGATTTGAAGATAAACAGGAAAAGGGCAGGAGGTGAGGCAGAGAAAGGCCTTCATAGTGAGGAGCAAGGTGAGGGGAGCATAAGCTGATGTAGGTAGAGAGGCAGGGCCCAGGAGCACAGCTCACTTACAGTCTGAAATTTCTGATTCCTTTATTTTCAACCTTGGCTTCCTGGGCAACAACCTAGCTATGGGACAGAAGCATTTGTTGTGCTTTTTTTATGAGCTGGACCTTGTAGGAGGGATCACTGTTGGCAAAACCTCAGGCCCTGCTCATATCCTCCCTTGGGAGCTGGAGGTCTCCAGTCAGTTGGCATTCTGGTGCTTAAGGCCACTTTTGGGTGGGTTTGGCAAGGATGGAGTGTCCAGGCCCATGACCCTTTAAGAACTTTACTTTTTCAAAACAGCCACAACCAGTGGCAGtgtggggagagggtggtggtGGACTGTGGTCTCTGGCCATGCGCAGAGGGGGCTCTGTGAGGGCCCTCTCCCTGTCTGAGGGACACCTAACTTGACAGCAGCTACATGGGATCAACGGGAGGCCCATCAAGTCCCCTCAgactgagggacagggaggggagTAGTGGATGGGAAGCTGAGCTGCCCTCTGTAGGGTTGCTGTCTCTGTGAACAGAGTGCCCAAGAGAGCCAGGTCACCTCAGGCCAGCAGTGGCTCATCCTCCGCTTCGACCACCCAGACCCCGGGTTCAGCCAGTGGCACCAGCAGCACATCGTCCTCATCCTCTGGGGACAGGACTGTTGTGTGGGGTCCAGGTGGCGCCCGGGTTGGTCCAGGGGGCCGCAGGCTGGGCAGGAGGCGGCCTCGCAGGGCCTGTACCACTCCAGACAGCAGTGATGGCTCCAGGGGCACCGCAGTCAGCGGCCCTGGGGCTTCAGGGACAGTAGGGAAGGCTGGGGATGTGCTGGCAGGTGGCAGTGGGGCTTTAACAGGCAGCGGGGGTGCCTGTTCCCTGTCCTGCCCGCCCACCGCCCCGCCCTCATGGGCTGGACCTGTGCTGCCATCTAAGGTCTCAGGAGGAGCAGCGGATGGTGTGACCTGGGATCTGGTTTCAGGGGTCCGGGCTGGGGGGTTGGTTCGGGGAAGCAAGCCCCAACGGCGAAGACGGCGCACCAGGCGGCGCATAGAGCGGCCTCGCTGGCGGCGGCGGGCACCTGAGGTGCTCCCTGGAGTCATGTCCTGGTGCAGGATATGTAGCAGAGAACGCAGGTTGCCCAGAACAGAGTTCTGCAAGGACAGGAGGAAGATATCAAAGTTggaaggggtggggacagccACAGGGGGGCTGGAGCGGCAGGTGATCTGGTTGGGGAGGGTGACTTACATCATTAGGGTTCTCTGTAGGGAAGTCCTCTACAGGGGGGATGGCGCCCTGGGCAATGAGCTGCCCGTAGGAGGGAGGCGCCTGCTGCTGCACAATCTCAGCCTCCATCCGGGAGAGCGGGGCGAAGATGCTGGAAGGCATGAGGGCTGCTCAGTCACAGGTGCCGGTGACCAGAGCTGCCTATCCCAGCCCAGACAGGCCTCTTTACTCCACATCCAGGCCAGGACAGCGAGCATTTATGCCCTGGCTCTCCAAAGTCATCTGAGGTCTCCATCCTTCCTTGAGGTGGCTTTCGAGATCTAGATCTTTCCCTCGCTCAGCGGAGCACACCTGCCCCCAAGTGAGACAGCCCCAGGAGCCAACCCAGCAGCTGGTCACCAGAACCTGTCCCCCACATGGGCACCCTCAGGTCTCCCGTGGCCACAGGGGCCCTGTCCCGCCCCCAGCACCCACTCCTCTACCGCCAGCTGCACTCCCACTGACCTGTACTCCTGGGTGCGAATGGCATAGAGCTTGCAGGTGCAGCCCAGGGCGATGACCAGCAGCAGGCCGCACACGAGGCTGCCGATGACGGCGGCAGTAATGACCTTGCGGGGCAGGGCGTAGGAGCAGTCCCACTCGTCACTGCCATCAGCACAGTCCGGCTGCCCGTCACACACCCACGTCTCATACACGCACTTCTCATCCCGGCACCGGAAGTTGCCCGGCTGGCAGTGCCGACACCGTCTCTCATCCGCTCCATCAGCACAGAAGGTCTGGTAGTTACAGCGGTCAGCGGGCAGGTAGCAGGCTGTGGCCCCAGGGGTGCCGGCGGCCCCACAGGGGTAGTGTCCAGCTGGGCAGCTGGGGCAGTTCTCCTCGTCCGTGCCGTCTGCACAGTCCCAGGAGCCGTCGCAGCGCTGCGCCTCGCTGTAGCAGCGCTCGCTGAGGCCTTCGCTAGCCCCCAAGCCAGAGCCTAAGCCGCACGGTCGGTCCCAAGGCAAGCAGTAGCCCCGCACGTGGTAGGTGGCGTTGAAGCCCCGACCGGTGCTCCAAGGGACTGTGTGGTAGTCCACCGTGGCCTGGCCAGACAGCGTCTCCACGGTGACAGCCTTGCCATTACTGAAGTGGGTGAGGCTGCGCAGTAGCCGGAGAGTCTCGAGGGGCCCCGCGCCGTCATACACACGCACTGCATCCCCATAGCCTAGATCCAGGGCCGTGAAGCGCACGGCCAGGCGCCGGCCATCGCGTGGGTCCAGCAGCCAGCGGCAAGACTGGGGGTGGGAGACTGAGGCCAGGTGTGAGTATCCGAGGGAGGAGAAGACCCCATAGAAGTCTTCTAAGGTGTGATTGCAGGGTGGGGTGAGGACAGGGGCTAGGGCCAAGTCAGGGAAGGGGTCTGAGCTGCAACCTGCCTCGTCAGAGCCGTCGCCACAGGCGTCGACCCCGTCACAGCGCTGGAGCAGGGGCACGCAGCGGTGGTTCAGGCACTGGAACTCCTCCTGCAGGCACATCAGCCAATCTGCAGAGGCACCACGGGGAGGGGCTGTGAAGCACTGGGGCGGGCAggatcctcccctcctccctggggcTTCCATTGCCTGTTCTAAGCGCCACAACAGCCCTGTCCAGCCCACCTTGGCTATAAGAGAGCAGGAAGCCCTGGCCCATGGGTGCTCTGGCCCCGACATAGCTGTAGGTGATGGTGACGTTGCctccaggcagctgcagagggctGGCAGGTGCCTCGCACAGGGAGAGCTGCGGCTGGATGGGGGAGCGCAGGGTTAAGCGCTCTGAGCCACAGGCCAGATGCAATTTTTGGAACCTACAGGGGTGAAGGAGAGCAGGACGTAAGATATTCCTGACTGCTGCTGGCTTCTTCCTCCCCTGACAGTTGTCAAGCCTCTTCTACCCCAAGCAGCACAAACCCCTGCTTATCCACAATCCAAATGGTCAGATGAAAATGGAGTTAGCCAAATTCCTTTGTAATCAAGGCAACAGCCCTAACAGAGGCCTACGGTACCTGAGACCATGATACATCTTAGAGCCTCTTGGAAAAACTGGCATGTGTTCTGGACTGAGTTAGATTCATTGCTTTCCTGTTGTTGCAGCACTGTTACCCGAGTATGGTGCCGGCAACTACCATAAGCTTAATTAACCAGAACTCACCATCCCCTCCCAACGCCCAGTGGTGAGACCTGAGATCACCGTACCATTCTGATCGCTCTGCTGCAACAAGCTCTCCCCAGATGGCCTCTCTTTTCACCTGTCCTTTTCTGGGTAAATTTTATGGGAAGTGAACTGTGTGAAGCAAACAGCCAGGTACTTAACACAGGCCCCAACCCTACGGCCCAAGGTTGGAGGAGCCGACGGAGACCCGGATTGTTTAAAAGATCTGAGGAGGCTGAGGAAGGTTCTGGAGTGACTGTTGTCCTTCAGAGATGACAGGACCCAAGCTAGATGTCCACTCCAGCCCACCTGCAATTCATTGTGTCTGGCTCCAAACAAGCCAGGCTTTTAGGGCGATGACGCCAAATCTAACTCTCCTCTTTTCCCTGTTGACAGGATGGAAGCTCCATGGAGAAGTGATCCCCGCAGGCTTCTCCCTGGTAGAGGAGGGGGGGTGGGAGAAAGGTATAGGGTTATGCCTGCACTCACCTGACTGTTACCGTCTGCTCTTTGCTGCCCAGGATGAGCCAGGTACAGTTGGCAGGGGAGCTGCGGCTGTCCCGGCCCACAGGCCTCTGTAAGGTGCCTTGCACTTCCAAGAGCACCGCTGGTGGGTCCTCACAGGCTAGAGAAAGAGAGGAATGTAGGGACATCAGTCGAGAGCCCCTTACCATCACACCCCTGCCCAGGCTTGAGGTCTCCGAGGGCCTGGGCTCTTCGGAAGGAGCACagacactccccccacccccgccacacacacactacaGGCATAGTCTTCAGccagcctcctcctctcctccctcatcATAATTCCACTAAAGTATCAACACCACAAACAATATGAGGTCTGCTCTGTGCCAGCCACTGGGCCAGAAGGAACAGGAAATACTGTTTCTATTCTCAGGGAGAGTACATTTTGGCTAGGCAGATCAAGGATGgatatttgggggaaaagaaaaaagtacataacTATCAGCTGAGGGCTtactctgggtctcagtttccctatctgtaaaaaAAGGGTGGGTGACGTCCACTCTAAAACTATGGTAGGTGCTAGAGGAATGCATGGAAGAGAAAGTCTTGAGTTCTCATTACCTACCAAGCCCATGGGACCCCTGGGGCATCCTCTACTCACCAGGATTCGGGAAAATGAGCCTATCTGGGTGGGCCACAGTGCCTCCTAGAGGAAGAGCGAGAAAGGGCAAGAGTCATGCTTCCGAGTTTCCTTCACCTGAGCAACTCAAGGAGGAACGAGAGCCATTTGCGGCTTCTGGGTAGTTTACGGGAAGGGGTGGTGGAGCAGAGGAAGACAGCGGTGTGTGACCTCGAAGGAAGGTCTGGCAGCACGGCCTATGGGATGGGTACAGTGATTTACAGAAGTCAGGGGAAGACTGAGGGAACGGCTGGAGATCTCCCGGGGGCTGGGGCAGGCAGTGCCGGGGCGGCGGCAGGGGGTGGAGGGCACGAGCGAGCAGGTTAAGGTGAGGAGCTGCATAGCAGGAAGGGAGCTAGAGTCCTCTGGGCCCGGTGATAGCCCTGGGAGCGGGGTGCCAGGCGAGTAGTCTCATTTCGATTTCTTAcccaggaagaggagaaggatggCCGGCAGCATCGTGAGCCGTCCGGAGGTGCAGGAAGAGTCCCGGAGCTTCCGTCGTTTACTCAGTGGGGAGGCGGAGCCGCTCCGGGCGTCCTGGCTCCCCAGTGCCGCCTCCCCCAGGGGGCTCCATGCCCCAGGCTCCCCGACCGATGCTCTAGATGCCAGGGCTGGGGACGGGTGGGGGGCGGCAGCGGCCCGGGGGCAGGGGCGGTGCCTCTAACCAACTTCTGAGTTGTTTTCCCCGGCCACCGCCGCGCTTTCTCCGAGGCCAGTCCCCGAAGCCCCGGAAATCAGCTCGAAGTCTGGCGCTGGAGCGCGCCCTCGCCCAGAGCCCGCCCGCAGGCCGCAAGCGCCCAGGTCCAGGCCTGGCCGCCACCTGCCGGGGCTTGAGGCCACTTCCTCTTCGGGCCAAACTTTACCGACTGTCAGCCCCCAGGGCCGGGCCGGGCGCTGTTCAACTTCTCCAGCGCGTCCAGCCCGCGGAACGCGGcagaggagtgggggaggggtcaggcGATTCGGTCCAGCGCCCAGTCCCTTGCCCAGACGGTAGCCCCGCCGGCCCTAGGGTTGGAGAAGCCCGGGCGGAGGAGGGGGCGGGTGACGAGCCTGGCCACACCCCTGCCAATCAACGCGCTCCCCGCCCACCCGCCTGTCTTAACCCCTTTCCGGTTCTGCCGAGTCTTGGCACGCTGGCTTTTAAGGTGCTCACCCTTACTTTTAACTCTGCTTTGTTTAGTCCTTTCCGTGTAACGTTAGTTACAGGACACGTTTGTCAGAGGACTACTGCTTATTCTGTAACTGTCATGTCTTTCCTTTGGATCCTTAAACTCTCAGTACTTCTCTCGTCCCAATGTCTGGGATCCGGTAGTACTTTTTTCCGTGAGCCTCTATTACAACAATTACCACACCGTGTTATAACTATTTGTTTACTCTTTCCtgaccccgccccctccccgccccgccccttctGTGGAAACCGAAACTTCCTGTAGGTTGGGGCCTAGACTGTTTACCTTTGTACCCACAATGCTTCTCGCCTGCTGAGACACAGTAATTCAACAAACGAATAAATGGTGCCTTCTCTACTTGCTGtctctgtgaccttgagaaaattgtttaacttctctgtgcttctcaAAATGGGGTTAATAATGTACAATTCCCTCTTAAGGTTATTGTCAACATTTAGGGGTAATGCAACTTGAACATCTAGGAAGTGTTTCATACCTGCTAGCAATTATTATTAGTCACAAGAGATATTTCTAATTTATGTGAGCTTGGGGTTGCTGATTTCCTGTGGCACTTACAGGTAATATATAGTTTTTgagcttttttgtacatttcagcACAGATCTAAGCACTTTTCAAGTATTTCCTCTTTTAATCCAGGTGGCCatagtggtaaaaaaccctcctgccagttcaggagccATAAgaaatgtggattcgatccctaggttgggaagatcccctggaggagggcatgacaacccactccagtattctttcctggagaatccgttggacagaggagccgggtgggctacggttcatagagtcgtacacgactgaaacaacttagaacATACACAAAGTCTTGTGAGGTACTTATTATTGTTACTCCCATGTTACAAGTAAGGAAACTCTGGCACAGACAGGTTTAATATTGCCCAAGACCATGGATCTAGTAAATGCTGAAACAAGGGTTTGAACCTAGTGTACATTCAGAACCTCTCTACAAATGGTACAAACAGTTTTCTGTTTGTGACATTTGTAGTTGACATCAGTTTTTTCAAAACCGAGGCCTCAGCAGGGCCTGAAGCCATAAAGGTGGCCATAAAAAGGCCCTTCTTCCACTTGGATCTTGGTCCCATGCCAAGGATCTTGGCTCCTTGGTCTCTCTATGCTCCCTACTGCAACTCTTGGGATTATGATAGGTGAAATTGAACCCTAAATGTGGGAGGATGGTATTGAAGAgccagaagcagggcaaagaggctggggaaattaaaaatatttaagttgtGAAAGTGATCAGTTTTAGTTCAATGCTGGCTATGTTCTCTATGTTGAGTACTTGGCAGATGCCTGGAACTTGTAAGACTTCACTTTAACATCAAGGAACTTACAGTCTAGTTGAAAAGAAAGGTCAGACACATAAATTTAAAGTCAGACAGCCATGGTAAGTACCCATGGAGGTGGACTTGTGGGGAGTTTAGAAGTTAATTTAGAAGTGAAACAGGAAAAGTGATGGTGAGATGGGTAGAGTTTTAaggggcaagaggaggaggaggaagagagaccaCGGTCTGCGATACTGAATAAACtaagagttgaaaaaaaaaatgaagatctagGCTGTTGGGAGCAGTCATcatcataaagaaagaaatggcaccaaTTAGAACAAACTTTcactctgtaaatatttattagagtGCCTTCCAAGTGCAAGGCCCTGTGCTAGCCACGAGGATTAATGTTTAGGAGTGAATTTGAGCCAAAAGAAGATgagaagaaattaaagagaacCTAGGTGCTTATAATGAGTTTAAGCTTTAATTTGTTTAGTGAGCTGAAGTGTTCAGGCCCGTATAAATCCCCATAGATCATCAAGTACATTTAGAAATGGGTCtttgtggggagggagatgggaggggggttcaggatggaggaacacatgtatacccatggctgattcatgtcaatgtatggtaaaaaccactacaatattgtaaagtaattagcctccaattaaaataaataaattaatttaagaaataagagaaaaaaataaaaaaaagaaataagaaaataagaaaaaaattacaaaaaagaaatggatcTTTGAAGATGTTCTTGGAATACTTTGAGAAATTGTGAAAAAATAGTGGAAGTactgaaaaatgggcagattTCTGGTTTTCAAGATGACAATATCTAACTTTGAAAGAGTACTCACCATATGCTTGGCACTGTTCTCATCACTGCGCATAtatcacctcatttaatcttcactacATCTCCAGGAAGTAGGTGTTATTTTTGTCCTCATTTTGTCCTCATTTCCTCAATTGAGGAAACTAAGTCACATATAGTCATAAACTAAGCAAGTCATTAgataacttgctcaagatcaaaCTACTAGCATGTGCAGCAGTCAAGATGCTCaggtctgaatgtttgtgcccctccccctccccattcaTATGTTGATATCCTACCCACCAATGATGATAGTGGACAtcttggagatcaaaccagtcaatcctaaaggaaaccagtcctgaatattcattggaagaactgatgctgaagctgaagctccagtactttggccacctgatgcaaagaattgactcattggaaaagaccttgatgctggaaaagattgaagaaggaggagaaggggatgacaaaggatgatatggttggacgACATCActaactcgatagacatgagtttgaacaaactccggaagttggtgatagacagggaagcctggcgtgctgcaggccatggggtcgcaaagagtcagacacgattgagtgactgaactgaactgaactgaactgaaagatgataGATAGTATTAGAGGTGGGGCTTTGGGGGATGCTTTGTTCCTAAGGTGGAGCCCTCAGAGTGGAACTAGTAAGAAAGACTCTAGAGAGATCATTAGCCCTTTCCATCATGTGATGAAGTCCTGGCTGTGACAGAATGTCCAGAAAGCACTGGCTGTGAACCAGGAAGACAGCCCTCACCAGAAGGTGActatgctggcaccttgatcttggttttctcaatctccagaactgtaagcaataaatttctgttatttataagctACTTCGTTGGTTGTATTTTGTTGTAGTGGCCTAAGACCAAAACTTGGTACTACAAAGCTGGGATGCTGCTGTAACAAGTTCATAACAATGTGGAAGCAGCTTTAGAACTGAGTGATGGGCAGAGAATGGGAGACTGGAAGTGCATGCTAGAGAAAGCCTATATTGCCATAAATGGACTGTTAAAGGTGATTATTATGAGGGCtcagaaaagaaaagctattgaGAGAGCCTCAATCCCTCAGAGTATACCTAAGTGATCAGAATGTTGGTGGAAATGTGGATGTTAAAGGTTGTTCTGAGGGGTCTCAGATGGAGATGAGGAACACATGTTGGAAACCGGAGGAAAGATGATCTTTTATAAACAGGCAAAAAGCTTGGTTGAATTGTGCTGTGTTCTAGTGTTTGGTGAAAGGTATTAATAGAACTTGTGAGGAATGAAATTAGACATTTGGCTGAAGAAATTTCAAAGCAAAGTGTTGAAGAAGCATCCTGGTTTCTCTTGGATGCTTatagtaaaagataaaaatgatttaaaggtGCAGTTGTTTATCAAATAGGATTCGGAacttaaaaatttggaaaattcttatcATTATCTAACATACTATATTTTACTCATTTATCATGTTTGTTCCCTGCGCACTCACAAGAATATAAGTTGCAtagaggagacttccctggtggtccagtggttaagaatctgctttgcaatgcagggggcacaggtttgatccttggtcagggagctaagatcccatgtgccacaaagcaactaagcccgtgccacAACTATAGAATCCTCCATGTGCCAAATGGAAGATCCTTCATGATGCCACAAAGGTCCTggacacaaccaaataaatatgttttaaaaagaaagaattctta of the Muntiacus reevesi chromosome 7, mMunRee1.1, whole genome shotgun sequence genome contains:
- the LRP10 gene encoding low-density lipoprotein receptor-related protein 10 produces the protein MLPAILLLFLGGTVAHPDRLIFPNPACEDPPAVLLEVQGTLQRPVGRDSRSSPANCTWLILGSKEQTVTVRFQKLHLACGSERLTLRSPIQPQLSLCEAPASPLQLPGGNVTITYSYVGARAPMGQGFLLSYSQDWLMCLQEEFQCLNHRCVPLLQRCDGVDACGDGSDEAGCSSDPFPDLALAPVLTPPCNHTLEDFYGVFSSLGYSHLASVSHPQSCRWLLDPRDGRRLAVRFTALDLGYGDAVRVYDGAGPLETLRLLRSLTHFSNGKAVTVETLSGQATVDYHTVPWSTGRGFNATYHVRGYCLPWDRPCGLGSGLGASEGLSERCYSEAQRCDGSWDCADGTDEENCPSCPAGHYPCGAAGTPGATACYLPADRCNYQTFCADGADERRCRHCQPGNFRCRDEKCVYETWVCDGQPDCADGSDEWDCSYALPRKVITAAVIGSLVCGLLLVIALGCTCKLYAIRTQEYSIFAPLSRMEAEIVQQQAPPSYGQLIAQGAIPPVEDFPTENPNDNSVLGNLRSLLHILHQDMTPGSTSGARRRQRGRSMRRLVRRLRRWGLLPRTNPPARTPETRSQVTPSAAPPETLDGSTGPAHEGGAVGGQDREQAPPLPVKAPLPPASTSPAFPTVPEAPGPLTAVPLEPSLLSGVVQALRGRLLPSLRPPGPTRAPPGPHTTVLSPEDEDDVLLVPLAEPGVWVVEAEDEPLLA